In Papaver somniferum cultivar HN1 chromosome 1, ASM357369v1, whole genome shotgun sequence, a genomic segment contains:
- the LOC113322434 gene encoding plastidal glycolate/glycerate translocator 1, chloroplastic-like, translating into MAFASATPLSSSRCYSAVLEKPRISLLTKFNPKIRSAFDSGVAHSRNQSKCHSISKSITVRGLGSSSRFLNMDHTEVYSNGRQQNRIAIKTKATKGGIALPSAVEVVHLAVSLGTILAADKFLKQAFVDASIKFPSALFGMFCVFSVLTILDVTVPSVASNLVSFFAPANLFIQRWLPLFYVPSLVVLPLAVKDIPAASGLKICFIIVVGWLASLAVAGYTAIAVRNLVKTEMVDAEPMQKPSPFSSFEIGAWTAIFVASFAVAYVNPIALGTSALTFLPFLLAATVLGYMVGTGLPSAVKIVLHPIISCTLSALAAAFSYGYFSGTGLDAVLGLYLTKASSDPGAGDILMGFLGSVIISFAFSMFKQRKLVKRHAAEIFTSVIISTIFSLYSTALIGRLISLEPTLTLSILPRCITVALALSIVSLFDGANASLTAATVVVTGLVGANFVQVMLDNLKLKDPIARGIATASSAHGLGTAALSAKEPEALPFCAIAYALTGIFGSLICSVPLVRKSLLLIVGA; encoded by the exons ATGGCATTTGCTTCAGCTACACCACTTTCCTCTTCCAGATGCTACTCAGCAGTCCTTGAAAAGCCAAGAATATCTCTTCTGACCAAATTTAACCCTAAAATCAGGTCAGCATTTGATTCTGGTGTAGCCCATTCACGTAATCAGTCGAAATGTCATTCAATATCGAAATCCATTACCGTTCGAGGACTCGGATCATCATCCAGGTTCTTGAACATGGACCATACAGAAGTATACAGCAACGGACGGCAACAAAACCGAATTGCAATCAAAACTAAGGCTACCAAGGGTGGAATTGCTCTTCCAAGT GCTGTGGAAGTTGTGCATTTGGCTGTCTCACTTGGTACAATCCTAGCAGCGGATAAATTTCTAAAACAAGCTTTTGTAGATGCTTCCATCAAGTTCCCTAGTGCTCTTTTCGGAATGTTCTGCGTTTTTTCAGTCCTCACAATTCTCGATGTTACTGTCCCGTCGGTCGCTTCAAACCTGGTGTCATTCTTTGCTCCAGCAAATTTGTTCATTCAGAGATGGCTCCCATTGTTTTATGTTCCATCTCTAGTGGTTTTGCCATTGGCTGTCAAGGATATTCCGGCTGCTTCAGGGCTCAAGATCTGCTTCATCATAG TTGTGGGTTGGTTGGCATCGCTCGCTGTTGCGGGTTATACTGCGATTGCTGTCCGGAATCTTGTGAAGACTGAAATGGTTGATGCTGAACCTATGCAGAAACCTTCTCCATTCTCAAGCTTTGAAATAGGGGCTTGGACTGCGATTTTTGTAGCATCGTTTGCTGTAGCCTACGTTAACCCAATTGCACTTGGAACAAGTGCATTGACATTCCTTCCCTTCCTACTTGCAGCTACCGTGCTAGGGTACATGGTCGGTACAGG GTTGCCGTCTGCAGTCAAGATAGTACTCCATCCGATTATTTCCTGCACATTATCTGCACTGGCAGCAGCGTTTTCTTACGGTTATTTCTCAGGAACTGGATTGGACGCTGTCCTAG GACTCTATCTGACAAAGGCATCGTCTGATCCTGGAGCTGGTGATATACTAATGGGATTCTTGGGATCGGTCATTATTTCTTTCGCGTTCTCCATGTTCAAACAGAGAAAG CTGGTGAAGAGGCATGCCGCGGAGATCTTCACGTCTGTGATCATTTCAACGATATTTTCGTTGTATTCAACCGCTCTCATTGGACGCCTCATAAGCTTAGAACCAACTTTGACGCTATCGATTTTACCAAGATGCATCACTGTGGCATTAGCCCTCAGCATTGTCTCCTTGTTTGATG GCGCCAATGCTTCTCTAACAGCTGCAACAGTTGTAGTAACTGGTTTAGTTGGTGCAAATTTTGTTCAAGTAATGCTCGATAACCTGAAGTTGAAGGATCCTATTGCCCGAGGGATAGCCACTGCATCGAG